GGCTGGCGGGGGCGGCCCATGCGTAGCGTGCGGGTGGCGCTGATCTCGCCGCTGGCCGAGGAGCAGTGGCACAGCATGGACCTGTGCGCCGAGATGCTGCTGGACACGCTGCGCCGGCACCACGAGCCGCACATCCGGGCGGAGCGGGTGGTGCCGCGGCTGGTGCGCCGCTTCGAGCGCCTGCCGCGCGCGGGGCGCCACCGCATTGCCGTGCGCGCGGACCGGCTGCTGAACCGCTTCGGCGACTTTCCGGGCCACCTGCTGCGGAGCAGGAAGCGGTTCGACCTGTTCCACCTGACCGAGCACAGCTACGGCCAGCTGGCCCACGTCCTTCCGGCGAAGCGCACCATCGTCACCTGCCACGACCTGGAGGCGTTCCGCTGTCTGCTGGAGCCGGAGAAGGAATCCCGCTCGTGGCTGTACCGCGCGATGGCGCGGCAGCAGATGCACGCGGTGCGCTCCGCCGCACGCGTGGTGTGCGACACCCACGCCGTTCGCGACGAGCTGCTGGCGTTTGGCCTCGCGCCCCCCGAGCGCGTGACCGTGGTGCACATCGGCACGCACCCGGCGTGCTCGCCCGACCCCGATCCCGTCGCGGACGCGAAGGCGGAGGCGCTCCTGGGTCCCGCCGGGTCCACGGTGGACCTGCTGCACGTGGGGAGCCTGATGCCCCGCAAACGCATCGACGTGCTCCTGCGCGTCTTCGCCGCCGTGCGCGAGCGGGTGCCCGGGGCGCGGCTCATCCGCGCGGGGGGTGCCTTTCTGCCTGCGCACCTGGAGCTGGTGCGCACGCTGGGGCTGGAGGGCTCCATCCTGGTGCTCCCCTTCGTGGAGCGCGAGGTCCTTTCCGCCGTGTACCGCCGCGCCGCGCTGGCGCTGCAGCCGTCCGAAGTGGAGGGGTTCGGGATGCCGGTGCCGGAGGCGATGGCGTGCGGCACCCCCGTGGTGGCCAGCGACATCCCGGTGCTGCGCGAGGTCGGCGGCTCGCTGGCGCGCTACTGCCCCGTGGCCGACGTGCCGGCCTGGACCCAGGCGGTCGTGGAGCTGCTGGAGGAGCGCCGCACCCAGCCGGACCGGTGGCAGGCGCGCCGTGCCGCGAACGTGGAGCACGGCGCCCTCTTCAGCTGGAGCGTGCACGCGCGGAAGATGGTGGAGGTATACGAAGAGGTGCTGAGCGCCGCGGCGGCGCCCGACTGACGAGAGAGCCAAGGCTACGTGCGGATGAGATATGAGACGGTGAAGGAAGAGCTGCGCGCCGCGCCCCGCACCTGGCTGGTGACGGGTGCGGCCGGGTTCATAGGGAGCGCCCTGGTGGAGGGGCTGCTGGGGCTGGGGCAGGCGGTGGTGGGGCTGGACAACTTCGCCACCGGCCACCGCCGCAACCTGGACGACGTGCGCGCGCAGGCCGGCGATGAGGCGTGGCGGCGCTTCCGCTTCATCGACGGCGACATCCGCGACCTGGACACCTGCCACGACGCCTGCCGCGGGGTGGACTTCGTGCTGCACCAGGCGGCGCTGGGGAGCGTTCCGCGCTCGCTGGAAGATCCCATCGCCACGCACGCGGCCAACGTCACCGGGTTCCTCAACATCCTGGTGGCCGCGCGTGACGCAAAGGTGCGCCGGTTCGTCTTCGCGGCGTCGAGCAGCACCTACGGCGACCATCCGGCCCTTCCCAAGGTGGAGGACCGCATCGGTCGGCCGCTGTCGCCGTACGCCGTCACCAAGTACGTGGACGAGCTCTACGCCAGCGTCTTCGAGCGCAACTACGGCATCGAGACGGTGGGGCTGCGCTACTTCAACGTCTTCGGCCGCAGGCAGGACCCGGAGGGCGCCTACGCCGCGGTGATCCCCCGCTGGGTGGGAACGCTGCTGCAGGGCCGCGAGTGCGTCATCAACGGCGATGGCGAGACGTCGCGCGACTTCTGCTTCGTGGAGAACGTGGTGCAGGCCAACCTCCTGGCCGCCACCGCCACGGGCAAGGTGACGGACGAGGTGTACAACGTGGCGCTGGGCGGGCGCACCACGCTGAACCAGCTCTTCGAGTGGATCCGCGACGGCCTCTCCGCTTTCCGGCCCGACGTCGCCGGCGCCGAGCCGAAGTACGCGCCCTTTCGCGCCGGCGACGTGCGCCACTCGCAGGCGGACATCACCAAGGCCCGCGAGCGGCTGGGGTACGAGCCCACGCACACGGCGGAGGAGGGGCTGCGCGAGACGCTGGAGTGGTACGCGGCGCACGCCGGGTGACGCCGTTTTCGCTTGCGGCGGATGGCTCCGGCGGGTAACTTGGCGGCCCATCTGGGGATCGGAGTCGCCCCTCTGCTGCCGCCTTCGCACGCGCGCTCCGGGCCGGGGCGCGCTCTGCGCTTTGTGAGGCGGGTGGGTGCGGGCGAGTAGTGGGGTGCGCGGGCGGCGTTCACCCGCGCGCAGTCAACAGGAGATCGCCGGACCATGTGCGGGATAGCGGGACTATTCGACCAGAGGGGAGCTTCGTCCGCGGATGAGCTGGCCGCGGCGGCGACGCGCATGGCCGACTCGCTGCGCCACCGCGGGCCGGACGACGGCGGCGTGTGGGCCGATGCCGGCTCCGGCGTCGCCTTCGGCCACCGGCGGCTCTCCATCGTGGACCTCTCTCCCGACGGCCACCAGCCGATGGCCTCGGAGAGCGGACGCTTCGTGCTCGCCTACAACGGGGAGGTGTACAACTTCCCCCACCTGAGGCGCGAGCTGGAAGCGGCCGGGCACCGCTTCCGCGGCCATTCGGACACCGAGATCCTGCTGGCGGCGTTCGAGGAGTGGGGGATCGACGAGGCGCTGGAGCGGTCGGCGGGGATGTTCGCCATGGGGATCTGGGACCGGCGCGAGCGCCAGCTGCACCTGGTGCGCGACCGGCTCGGCAAGAAGCCGCTCTACTACGGCTGGGTGGGCGATACCCTCCTCTTTGCGTCCGAGCTCAAGGCCTTCCACACCTTTCCCGGCTTCCGCCCCGAGATCGACCGCGGGGCGCTGGCGCTGCTGCTGCGGCACAACTGCGTGCCCGCGCCGCACACCATCTTCCGGGGGGTGTTCAAGCTCCGCCCCGGCAGCCTCCTCACGCTGCGGGAGGGCGGCGCGCCGGCTTCCAGCGCCGAGGGCGCGCAGGACCACGTGCGGACGTACTGGTCCGCGACGGCGGTGGCCGAGCAGGGGGCGCGCTCTCCCCTCGCGCTGACGGAAGAGGAGGCGGTCGACCAGCTCGAAGAGGTGCTGGGCCGCGCCGTGGGCGAGCGCATGCTGGCCGACGTGCCGCTGGGCGCGCTCCTTTCCGGCGGGATCGATTCGTCCGCCGTGGTGGCGCTGATGCAGCGGCAGGCGGAGCGTCCGGTGAAGACCTTCACCATCGGCCTGTTCGACCCGGTGCTGGACGAGGCGGGGGACGCGCGGCGCGTGGCGGAGCACCTGGGCACCGAGCACACCGAGCTGTACGTGACGCCCGAGGAGGCGCAGGCCGTCATCCCGCGCCTCCCGGACTTCTTCGACGAGCCGTTCGCCGACTCGTCGCAGATCCCCACATTTCTGGTGTGCCAGCTCGCTCGGCGCGACGTGACGGTGGTGCTCTCCGGCGACGGCGGCGACGAGGTATTCGGCGGCTACCAGCGCCACTTCCAGGCGGAGCGCCTGGCGCGCTACAACCGCGTGCCGCCGGTGATGCGCTCGGCCGCCGCGCGCCTCCTCACGGCGCCGTCGCCCGAGGGGTGGGACCGCTTCTTCGACGCCGTGGCGCCGGTGCTGCCGGGCCGTGCGCGGCGCGCCCTGAGCGGCGACAAGGTGCACAAGTTCGCCGGGGTGCTGCCGGCGCGGGGGATGGAGGCGGCGTACCGCACCCTGACCTCGCACTGGCAGGAGCCGCTCTCCGTGGTGCGCGGCGGCGGCGGGCGGGAGCCGGTCACCGTGCTCACCGACCGCGCGCGCCGCCCCGACCTGCGCAGCTTCGCGCACGTGATGATGGTGCTGGACACGGTCAGCTACCTGCCGGACGACATCCTCACCAAGGTGGACCGCGCCAGCATGGCCGTGAGCCTGGAGGCCCGCGCGCCGCTGCTGGACCACCGCGTGGTCGAGTTCGCGTGGAAGCTCCCGCTGGGGATGAAGATCAGGGGGACCCAGGGAAAGTGGATACTGCGGCAGCTCCTGGCCCGCCACGTGCCCCGGGAGCTGTTCGAGCGCCCCAAGCAGGGGTTCGGCGTGCCGATCGGGCCGTGGCTGCGCGGGCCGCTGCGCGGCTGGGCCGACGCGCTCCTGGCCGAGGACCGGCTGCGCGACGAGGGCTACTTCGCGGCCGAGCCGATCCGCCGCAAGTGGAGCGAGCATCTGGCCGGGCGGCGCAACTGGGCGTACGACCTGTGGAACGTCCTGATGTTCCAGGCGTGGCGCGAGCGGTGGGCGCCCTGAGCTCCGCTCCCACCACGGTGCTGGTGCTCGGTGGATACGCCCAATCGCTGGTGACCTTTCGCGGGTCGCTGCTGCGGGCCATGGTCGCGCGGGGCCATCGCGTGGTCGCCTGCGCGCCCGCGGCCTCGCCGGAGATCGTGGCGACGCTCGACGGGATGGGGGTGACGTACCGCGACGTCCCCTTCAACCGCACCGGGCTGCGGCCGGACGAGGACCTGCGCACCCTGGCCGCGCTGGTGGCGCTCTTTCGCGAGGTGCGGCCGGACGTGATCCTCGGCTACACCATCAAGCCGGTGATCTGGGGGCTGCTGGCGGCACGGATCGCGCGGGTGCCGCGGCGCTTCGCCATGATCACGGGGCTCGGCTACGCGTTCATGAGCGAGGGGCGCGAGGGGAGGGTGGTGCGGGCGGTGGCGCGGCGGCTCTACCGGCTCAGCCTGCGCGGCGCGGACCGCGTCTTCTTCCAGAACCCGGACGACCGCGCCACCTTTGAGCGGCTGCGGCTCGTGCGCGGGCCGCAGCAGGGAGTGATCGTCAACGGCAGCGGCGTGGAGGTCGACCACTACACGCCGGTGCCGTTGCCGGAGGGCCCCACCTCGTTCCTGCTGATGGCGCGCTTCCTGGCGGACAAGGGAGTGCGCGAGTTCGTGGAGGCCGCGCGCATGGTCCGCGCCCGGCACCCGGATGCGGTCTTCCGCATGGCGGGATTCCGCGACGACAACCCCACCAGCATCTCCCAGGAGGAGCTGGACGCCTGGCTTCGCGAGGGGATCGTCGAGTTCCTGGGCTGGCTGCCGGACGTGCGTCCCTCCATCGCCGGGACGACCGTATACGTCCTCCCCTCCTACGGCGAGGGTACGCCGCGCTCGGTGCTGGAGGCGATGGCGATGGGGCGCCCCATCGTGACCACCGACGCCCCCGGCTGCCGCGAGACGGTGCAGGACGGCGTGAACGGTTTCCTGGTGCCCGTCCGCGACGCCGCGGCGCTGGCCCGCGCCATGGAAGCGCTGGTGGTCGACCGCGCGCTGGTGGAGCGGATGGGGCGCGAGTCCCGCCGCATCGCCGAAGAGAAGTACGACGTGCACAAGGTGAATCGCGTCATCCTGGAAACCATGGGGCTGGCGAGCCCGGAGACGGCTTGAGCGCGGCCGTCAAGCGGCTGGTGGACGTGCTGGCGTCGGCGGGGGGGCTGCTGCTGCTTTCGCCCGTGCTGCTGGCCGTTGCCATCGCGGTGCGCTGGTCGATGGGCTCCCCGGTCCTCTTCCGGCAGGTGCGACCCGGGCGGCACGCCGTTCCCTTCGCGATGTACAAGTTCCGCACGATGCGCGACGCGCACGACGAGAACGGCGACCCGCTCCCCGATGGCGAGCGGCTGACGGCGGTGGGGCGCTTCCTGCGCAAGACCAGCCTCGACGAGCTTCCGGAGCTGATCAACGTGCTGCGGGGCGACATGAGCCTGGTGGGCCCGCGCCCGCTGCTGATGCGCTACCTCCCCTACTACACGCCGCGGGAGCAGCGCCGGCACGACGTACGGCCGGGGATCACCGGCTGGGCCCAGGTGAACGGCAGGAACACCGCCCGCTGGGCCGACCGGCTGGAGATGGACGTGTGGTACGTGGAGCACCAGAGCCTCTGGCTGGACATCAAGGTGCTCGCGCGCACGGCGGCCTCGCTGCTGGGGCAGAAGGGTGTGGTGGTGGACCCCCGCAGCGCCATGCTGAACCTGGACGAGGAGCGCTGGCCCGGCGGCGAACCGCGGTGAAGAGCGCCCATGAATACGCGGCGAAGGGCCCCTCCGGGGGCTCCCGCCCGAACCTGGCTTCTGGATTGACCACTCTGCGCGGCCCCGGCTTCGGGGCTCTGGTGATCTCGCTCGACTTCGAGCTGCACTGGGGTGTACGCGACCACAAGACGGCGGACGGACCGTACCGCGCGAACCTGCTGGGCGCGCGCGAGGCGGTGCTCCGCATGCTGGAGCTGTTCGGCGAGCTCGGCGTGGCGGCCACCTGGGCCACCGTGGGCTTCCTCTTCGCGCGCACCCGGGAGGAGCTGGAGCGTTTCTCGCCCGCCTTGCGTCCCGGCTACCGCGACCCCTCGCTCTTTCCGTACGGCGAGCCGCTGGGCGAGGGCGAGGCGGACGACCCGCTGCACTTCGCGCCCAGCCTGGTGGACGCCATCCGGCGGGCGGACCGGCAGGAGCTGGCCAGCCACACCTTTTCGCACTACTACTGCCTGGAGCCGGGGCAGACGCGCGAGCAGTTCGCGGCGGACATGAAGAGCGCCGTGGAGATCGCGGCGCACCACGACGTGCGCATGCGCTCCATCATCTTTCCGCGCAACCAGCACAACCCCGCCTACGCGGGGGTGCTGCGCGAGGCCGGCATCACCTGCTACCGCGGCAACCCGCGCGCGCGGATGTACCGGGCTAGCGACTCCGCCGGGCTGCACCCCATACGGCGCGTGGCGGGGCTGGCCGACTCGTACCTCAACCTGGCGGGCACCGCCACGGTGCGGTGGGACGAGGTGGTGGAGCCGGACGGGCTCTGCAACGTACCCGCAAGCCGCTTCCTGCGACCCTACAACCCGCGGCGCCGCGCGCTGGAGCCGTTGCGGCTGCGGCGCATCGAGGGCGCCCTGCTGCACGCCGCCCGCGAAGGGGAGATCTTCCACCTCTGGTGGCACCCGCACAACTTCGGCACGTACCTGGAAGAGAACATGGCCATCCT
This genomic window from Longimicrobium sp. contains:
- a CDS encoding polysaccharide deacetylase family protein produces the protein MTTLRGPGFGALVISLDFELHWGVRDHKTADGPYRANLLGAREAVLRMLELFGELGVAATWATVGFLFARTREELERFSPALRPGYRDPSLFPYGEPLGEGEADDPLHFAPSLVDAIRRADRQELASHTFSHYYCLEPGQTREQFAADMKSAVEIAAHHDVRMRSIIFPRNQHNPAYAGVLREAGITCYRGNPRARMYRASDSAGLHPIRRVAGLADSYLNLAGTATVRWDEVVEPDGLCNVPASRFLRPYNPRRRALEPLRLRRIEGALLHAAREGEIFHLWWHPHNFGTYLEENMAILRRILECYQRCSRSHGMRSLTMEEVAEQALACGAPA
- a CDS encoding SDR family oxidoreductase, which translates into the protein MRYETVKEELRAAPRTWLVTGAAGFIGSALVEGLLGLGQAVVGLDNFATGHRRNLDDVRAQAGDEAWRRFRFIDGDIRDLDTCHDACRGVDFVLHQAALGSVPRSLEDPIATHAANVTGFLNILVAARDAKVRRFVFAASSSTYGDHPALPKVEDRIGRPLSPYAVTKYVDELYASVFERNYGIETVGLRYFNVFGRRQDPEGAYAAVIPRWVGTLLQGRECVINGDGETSRDFCFVENVVQANLLAATATGKVTDEVYNVALGGRTTLNQLFEWIRDGLSAFRPDVAGAEPKYAPFRAGDVRHSQADITKARERLGYEPTHTAEEGLRETLEWYAAHAG
- a CDS encoding glycosyltransferase family 4 protein, producing MARAVGALSSAPTTVLVLGGYAQSLVTFRGSLLRAMVARGHRVVACAPAASPEIVATLDGMGVTYRDVPFNRTGLRPDEDLRTLAALVALFREVRPDVILGYTIKPVIWGLLAARIARVPRRFAMITGLGYAFMSEGREGRVVRAVARRLYRLSLRGADRVFFQNPDDRATFERLRLVRGPQQGVIVNGSGVEVDHYTPVPLPEGPTSFLLMARFLADKGVREFVEAARMVRARHPDAVFRMAGFRDDNPTSISQEELDAWLREGIVEFLGWLPDVRPSIAGTTVYVLPSYGEGTPRSVLEAMAMGRPIVTTDAPGCRETVQDGVNGFLVPVRDAAALARAMEALVVDRALVERMGRESRRIAEEKYDVHKVNRVILETMGLASPETA
- a CDS encoding glycosyltransferase family 1 protein, with protein sequence MRSVRVALISPLAEEQWHSMDLCAEMLLDTLRRHHEPHIRAERVVPRLVRRFERLPRAGRHRIAVRADRLLNRFGDFPGHLLRSRKRFDLFHLTEHSYGQLAHVLPAKRTIVTCHDLEAFRCLLEPEKESRSWLYRAMARQQMHAVRSAARVVCDTHAVRDELLAFGLAPPERVTVVHIGTHPACSPDPDPVADAKAEALLGPAGSTVDLLHVGSLMPRKRIDVLLRVFAAVRERVPGARLIRAGGAFLPAHLELVRTLGLEGSILVLPFVEREVLSAVYRRAALALQPSEVEGFGMPVPEAMACGTPVVASDIPVLREVGGSLARYCPVADVPAWTQAVVELLEERRTQPDRWQARRAANVEHGALFSWSVHARKMVEVYEEVLSAAAAPD
- a CDS encoding sugar transferase produces the protein MSAAVKRLVDVLASAGGLLLLSPVLLAVAIAVRWSMGSPVLFRQVRPGRHAVPFAMYKFRTMRDAHDENGDPLPDGERLTAVGRFLRKTSLDELPELINVLRGDMSLVGPRPLLMRYLPYYTPREQRRHDVRPGITGWAQVNGRNTARWADRLEMDVWYVEHQSLWLDIKVLARTAASLLGQKGVVVDPRSAMLNLDEERWPGGEPR
- the asnB gene encoding asparagine synthase (glutamine-hydrolyzing), whose protein sequence is MCGIAGLFDQRGASSADELAAAATRMADSLRHRGPDDGGVWADAGSGVAFGHRRLSIVDLSPDGHQPMASESGRFVLAYNGEVYNFPHLRRELEAAGHRFRGHSDTEILLAAFEEWGIDEALERSAGMFAMGIWDRRERQLHLVRDRLGKKPLYYGWVGDTLLFASELKAFHTFPGFRPEIDRGALALLLRHNCVPAPHTIFRGVFKLRPGSLLTLREGGAPASSAEGAQDHVRTYWSATAVAEQGARSPLALTEEEAVDQLEEVLGRAVGERMLADVPLGALLSGGIDSSAVVALMQRQAERPVKTFTIGLFDPVLDEAGDARRVAEHLGTEHTELYVTPEEAQAVIPRLPDFFDEPFADSSQIPTFLVCQLARRDVTVVLSGDGGDEVFGGYQRHFQAERLARYNRVPPVMRSAAARLLTAPSPEGWDRFFDAVAPVLPGRARRALSGDKVHKFAGVLPARGMEAAYRTLTSHWQEPLSVVRGGGGREPVTVLTDRARRPDLRSFAHVMMVLDTVSYLPDDILTKVDRASMAVSLEARAPLLDHRVVEFAWKLPLGMKIRGTQGKWILRQLLARHVPRELFERPKQGFGVPIGPWLRGPLRGWADALLAEDRLRDEGYFAAEPIRRKWSEHLAGRRNWAYDLWNVLMFQAWRERWAP